In Vibrio mangrovi, the DNA window CCATAAATACCACACGAGATTGCCGGTAATGCTACCGATCGACACTGATTAGCTAAAGCCAGCCGTAATGAAGCCCGGTAAGCTGATGCCAGATGCAATGCCGGAGCTGGATCGGTGTGAAAAATTGGCCCAACTGTATGAATAACATATCTTGCGTTCAGCTTTCCGGCCTGAGTTATTCTCGCTTCACCTACCGGACAACGGATACCATTCACATCCGGAAGCTGAGCACATGACTCAAGTAATGAAGCTCCGGCACCACGATGGATAGCACCATCGACACCACCACCACCTAACAGGCCGGGATTCGCAGCATTGACAATTGCATCAACCTGAGCCGAAACAATATCTCCCTG includes these proteins:
- a CDS encoding macro domain-containing protein; this encodes MAHIEFIQGDIVSAQVDAIVNAANPGLLGGGGVDGAIHRGAGASLLESCAQLPDVNGIRCPVGEARITQAGKLNARYVIHTVGPIFHTDPAPALHLASAYRASLRLALANQCRSVALPAISCGIYGYPPHEAALIALKVCCEPEFHQLQLSFFLFSHEMYTLWQDAWTQIQKGASHQTDS